Proteins from a single region of Trichoderma asperellum chromosome 3, complete sequence:
- a CDS encoding uncharacterized protein (EggNog:ENOG41), translating into MEKYAVDLAMPALQMPLFNDDDTKWQAVQSRDPNADGFFVYGVRTTKVFCRPTCKARLARRANVRFYATGDEAKQNGFRACKRCKPEVLGLMPEEEAVQKIRVFVRDQSAAGTDRVFGDTRMSLSQMAKKTGLSKWHFHRVFKKCVGITPVEYLKRLRDNTASMSPDVESDGTFSWTDQLDLTSLDMDFDFDFGFLNDPLAVDQSTQSSSTISQSDCSSFSFDDLLVWPDSNANE; encoded by the coding sequence ATGGAAAAGTACGCGGTCGATCTCGCTATGCCGGCGCTGCAGATGCCCCTCttcaacgacgacgacaccAAGTGGCAAGCCGTGCAGTCTCGCGATCCCAACGCCGACGGCTTCTTTGTCTACGGCGTGCGCACCACCAAAGTCTTTTGTCGACCAACATGCAAGGCCAGGCTGGCGCGCCGGGCCAACGTGCGGTTCTACGCCACCGGGGATGAGGCCAAGCAGAACGGCTTCCGGGCGTGTAAGCGGTGCAAGCCCGAGGTGCTGGGGCTGATGCCGGAGGAGGAAGCGGTGCAGAAGATTCGGGTGTTTGTGCGGGACCAGTCTGCTGCCGGCACGGACCGCGTCTTTGGCGACACGCGCATGAGCTTGAGccagatggccaagaagacggGCCTGTCCAAGTGGCATTTCCATCGCGTCTTCAAGAAGTGCGTGGGCATCACGCCTGTCGAGTACCTCAAGAGACTGCGAGATAACACCGCCAGCATGAGTCCCGACGTTGAGAGCGACGGAACATTCAGCTGGACAGACCAGCTTGATCTGACCAGCTTGGACATGgactttgactttgactttGGATTCCTCAATGATCCTCTTGCTGTTGACCAAAGCACACAGAGCTCATCGACAATCTCACAAAGCGATTGCTCATCGTTCTCATTCGACGATCTCCTGGTCTGGCCCGACAGCAACGCAAACGAGTAA
- a CDS encoding uncharacterized protein (EggNog:ENOG41~TransMembrane:4 (o78-102i179-204o210-228i240-262o)): MSQLPSESSPLLPAEPATERPWDSKYLPQADSSSISSSVSSSMDLTDVLRDVIIGFSDGLTVPFALTAGLSSLGSTKLVIMGGLAELFSGMISMGLGAYLAAVTERDHYESEEQRETKQVDCCLPQEQRDDIFCILEKYNVSRAAAAPLVDELCQNRDQWIRFRMDFSLRLEKPNIHRAWISGVTMGLSYFVGGLIPMIPYFIMDKVADALLVSIAVTVIILLGFGYVKNYVAIRNHRAGLWGAIQTLIIGVLAAGTSYILVKALDRGDV; encoded by the coding sequence ATGTCTCAACTACCATCAGAATCATCTCCTCTGCTACCCGCAGAGCCTGCCACCGAGCGACCGTGGGATTCTAAATACCTACCACAGGCCGACTCCTCCTCAATATCTTCTTCCGTCTCCTCCAGCATGGACCTCACAGACGTCCTCCGCGACGTCATCATCGGCTTCTCAGACGGCCTCACCGTCCCCTTCGCCCTCACAGCCGGCCTCTCCAGCCTCGGCAGCACAAAGCTCGTCATCATGGGCGGCCTGGCTGAGCTCTTCTCCGGAATGATCAGCATGGGACTGGGCGCCTACCTCGCCGCCGTCACGGAGCGAGACCACTACGAGTCCGAGGAGCAGCGCGAGACGAAACAGGTCGACTGCTGCCTCCCGCAAGAGCAGCGAGACGACATCTTCTGCATCCTGGAGAAGTACAACGTCTCTCGCGCAGCTGCGGCCCCCTTGGTAGACGAGCTCTGCCAGAACCGCGATCAGTGGATCCGCTTCCGAATGGACTTTTCATTACGGCTCGAGAAGCCCAACATTCACCGCGCATGGATTTCCGGCGTTACCATGGGACTTAGCTACTTTGTCGGCGGTCTGATCCCCATGATTCCTTACTTCATCATGGACAAAGTTGCCGatgctcttcttgtctccATTGCCGTCACTGTCATCATCCTGCTGGGTTTCGGATACGTCAAGAACTACGTTGCGATTAGAAATCACAGAGCTGGTTTGTGGGGTGCAATCCAGACACTGATTATAGGCGTGCTGGCTGCTGGAACGAGTTATATCCTTGTAAAAGCGCTGGACAGGGGTGACGTATAA
- a CDS encoding uncharacterized protein (TransMembrane:3 (i89-108o114-131i151-174o)) — MSRRTDRKQRQKQQKQLSQSSQPSQPPPQEQQQQQQEPQTPPWRRSPNFTKTLETIDEGHQTEFRPAILPQEPQEEHPSSRALRTTKTILLLEFIIGCTFAWATHWLMPEAARAMYLALQVFVAEMANLVMRLPLELMMLLHRLLTGRWSFLDYLVMIVLMSLLIGYFGTRYLLRQELAQYNPHGDGYVSEESDEDTYTIGIASEDEISETYFAMAA, encoded by the exons ATGTCTCGCAGGACGGACCGAAAACAACGTCAGAAGCAACAGAAACAGTTGTCGCAATCGTCACAGCCGTcacagccgccgccgcaggaacaacaacaacaacaacaagagcCCCAAACACCACCATGGCGACGCTCACCAAATTTCACCAAGACGCTCGAGACCATCGACGAAGGACACCAAACTGAGTTCAGACCCGCCATATTGCCTCAAGAGCCTCAGGAGGAGCACCCCTCCTCCAGAGCCCTCAGAACGACCAAGACGATCCTATTGCTAGAGTTCATAATTGGATGCACATTTGCATGGGCAACCCACTGGCTGATGCCGGAGGCTGCTAGAGCTATGTATTTGGCTCTCCAAGTCTTTGTGGCCGAGATGGCGAATCTAGTGATGCGCCTCCCTTTGGAACTGATGATGCTTTTGCACCGCCTTTTGACTGGGAGGTGGAGTTTTCTCGATTATCTAGTCATGATAGTGCTGATGAGCTTGCTGATCGGTTACTTTGGCACGAGATACCTTCTGAGACAAGA GCTAGCTCAATACAATCCCCACGGGGACGGTTACGTTTCTGAAGAGTCCGACGAAGATACTTATACAATTGGAATTGCATCTGAGGACGAAATATCAGAGACTTATTTTGCAATGGCCGCTTGA
- a CDS encoding uncharacterized protein (EggNog:ENOG41~TransMembrane:1 (i16-34o)), with protein MWLSTPSAESVTRPRIAVALVSAIATASIAYYAYQSRINSTHADVLPGGGLHRSNAIRRSRRRSRGHRASSSSSSSDAPGDENVENAENAEDNGVQPAQPVGDGETVEANNDEWWNDPNNYPPQQRAGHNIVSLLFRVSEDNAKRNGCVHRGCQCNSCGMVPIRGVRYRCANCADFDLCETCESQGVHIKTHIFYKIRIPAPPFGPRQMQPVWYTGDPDSCRRNLPRPLIAKLSRETGFERPELEAFWEQWTFMANTEWRDDPNDLGIAMDRKTFERCLVPTGGSRHASPNLIHDRMFAFYDDNKDDLIGFAEFLRGLSYRKRKDKLKKVFDGYDLDNDGYVDRRDFLRMFRAYYVLYKQMHKDILDGLEDQLLASSEAQQLVASRQPLSSLFGREGRVPTADGPLAFEGKRVFPDGHVEIEVGMEDAVVSDASDTAARDEILTDLYAYDTDPYSRRRMPPTDDVDTNWRTVRTLTTNDVDRSYFLSLMNPPASLDELPAAIVGNNEADDNATDETSEDGETDDKDGDEDHDRDHPEYSGSQRHDSFSSIFRTGRFPTESEIRASYVAHYRQHGPRMNRRRQDLARRQLHERWKRRHFYLDEEEGGEAPSQWEDEEDILETSGIMGESSKGASPRRASTHSLSSSKAEFADDMNDLETQSNSSTSFTSQPERWAGLGIPAAEKDAGKEILYQVTQQAFNELLDIIFKHTEDLAVQAAATKIQRVKYKDAIDSVIMADEKAENGSGQQEDVPIYTEASPRNKTLEELLEESGYMLNQQESRNAVEISIVEEILRDEQAGERSSDQEASESESESEPELDAEGEYRDPTLPQFRPNSDASVSPTSQPPVSSKRKTKALSKDEAKADTDNLAANKPSGEPSLKTLRKWKKLNLAEQQAAERGGWGRLNFAEFEEIYKNQEHQGNRLDYLGSWIDFCIP; from the coding sequence ATGTGGCTCTCGACTCCATCGGCCGAGTCTGTAACTCGGCCGCGAATCGCCGTCGCTCTCGTTTCAGCCATCGCCACGGCGTCAATCGCATACTACGCCTACCAGAGCCGCATCAACTCCACGCACGCAGACGTTCTGCCCGGTGGCGGCCTTCACAGAAGCAACGCCATCCGTCGGAGCAGACGAAGATCGCGCGGACACAGAGCTAGCTcgagctcctcttcttcagacGCACCTGGCGATGAGAATGTTGAAAATGCCGAGAACGCTGAGGATAACGGTGTCCAGCCCGCCCAGCCGGTGGGTGATGGCGAAACGGTAGAAGCAAACAACGACGAATGGTGGAACGATCCGAATAACTACCCTCCCCAACAACGAGCTGGGCATAATATCGTTTCCCTACTCTTCCGGGTCTCAGAAGATAATGCAAAGCGTAATGGCTGCGTCCACAGAGGATGCCAATGTAACTCCTGCGGCATGGTTCCTATCCGTGGCGTTCGCTACCGATGTGCCAACTGTGCCGATTTTGATCTCTGCGAGACCTGTGAATCCCAAGGCGTACATATCAAGACTCACATCTTCTACAAAATTCGCATACCGGCACCCCCATTTGGCCCGCGGCAGATGCAGCCGGTCTGGTATACTGGAGATCCTGATAGCTGTCGGCGCAATCTGCCTAGACCTCTGATTGCGAAGCTCTCGAGGGAAACCGGGTTTGAACGGCCAGAGTTGGAAGCTTTCTGGGAACAATGGACGTTTATGGCAAATACTGAATGGAGAGATGACCCCAACGACCTCGGCATCGCCATGGATCGCAAGACGTTTGAGCGATGCCTCGTACCGACAGGCGGCTCACGACATGCTTCGCCAAACTTGATTCATGACCGAATGTTTGCCTTTTATGATGATAATAAGGATGATCTCATTGGATTTGCCGAGTTCTTACGGGGTTTATCCTACCGCAAGCGAAAGGATAAACTCAAGAAAGTCTTTGACGGTTACGATCTTGACAACGATGGTTACGTCGATAGACGTGATTTCCTACGCATGTTCCGAGCCTATTACGTCCTTTATAAGCAGATGCATAAGGATATCCTGGATGGCCTTGAAGACCAATTACTCGCTAGCTCCGAAGCCCAACAGCTCGTCGCCAGCCGCCAGCCTCTTAGTAGCCTATTTGGACGAGAGGGCAGAGTTCCGACGGCGGACGGGCCATTGGCATTTGAGGGCAAGAGAGTCTTCCCCGATGGGCATGTTGAGATAGAGGTTGGAATGGAAGATGCTGTTGTGAGCGACGCAAGCGACACAGCTGCTCGAGATGAGATTCTTACCGACCTTTATGCCTATGACACCGACCCGTACTCTAGGCGCAGGATGCCCCCTACAGATGACGTTGACACCAACTGGCGCACCGTCCGCACCCTGACGACGAATGATGTTGACCGATCATATTTTTTGTCTCTGATGAACCCACCTGCTTCTCTCGATGAACTGCCTGCCGCTATCGTGGGCAACAATGAGGCCGACGATAATGCAACAGACGAAACATCTGAAGACGGAGAAACGGACGACAAGGATGGAGACGAAGATCACGACCGTGACCATCCCGAGTACTCTGGATCACAGCGGCACGACTCTTTCTCTAGCATTTTTCGAACTGGTAGATTTCCGACAGAGAGCGAAATCAGGGCAAGTTACGTGGCCCATTATCGTCAACATGGTCCCCGAATGAATCGAAGACGCCAAGATCTGGCCCGACGACAACTTCACGAAAGGTGGAAGCGAAGGCATTTTTACctggacgaagaagaaggcggagaGGCGCCCTCACAatgggaagatgaagaagacatccTTGAGACATCTGGCATTATGGGTGAAAGTTCCAAGGGTGCTAGCCCGCGCCGCGCGTCAACACACTCCCTATCTAGTTCCAAGGCCGAGTTTGCTGATGACATGAATGATTTGGAAACTCAGTCCAATAGCTCAACGTCATTCACAAGCCAACCCGAACGTTGGGCAGGGCTGGGAATTCCTGCTGCTGAAAAGGACGCCGGCAAAGAGATTCTTTACCAAGTCACACAGCAAGCATTTAACGAACTTCTCGATATCATCTTCAAACACACCGAAGATCTTGCAGTTCAGGCAGCCGCTACTAAAATACAGCGAGTTAAGTACAAAGATGCAATTGACTCTGTGATCATGGCAGATGAGAAGGCAGAGAACGGAAGTGGACAGCAAGAAGACGTCCCAATTTACACAGAAGCCTCTCCTCGAAACAAGACTCTTGAAGAACTCCTGGAGGAATCTGGATATATGCTCAACCAACAAGAGTCCCGGAATGCGGTAGAAATAAGTATTGTGGAAGAGATTTTACGCGATGAACAGGCCGGTGAGCGCTCATCGGATCAAGAGGCAAGCGAATCCGAATCCGAATCAGAGCCTGAGCTTGACGCCGAAGGCGAATATCGTGATCCTACTTTGCCACAGTTTCGTCCTAACAGCGATGCCTCCGTCTCTCCAACAAGTCAGCCACCAGTCTCGTCCAAACGCAAGACCAAGGCGCTCTCTAAAGATGAAGCCAAGGCAGACACAGATAACCTGGCGGCTAACAAGCCATCCGGTGAACCGTCACTCAAAACCTTACGAAAATGGAAGAAGTTGAACCTGGCTGAGCAACAGGCAGCTGAGCGAGGAGGCTGGGGTAGGCTCAATTTTGCAGAGTTTGAAGAGATTTACAAGAACCAAGAGCACCAGGGCAATAGACTGGACTACCTCGGCAGCTGGATAGACTTTTGCATTCCCTAG
- the RCF1 gene encoding Respiratory supercomplex factor 1, mitochondrial (TransMembrane:2 (o39-58i70-91o)~EggNog:ENOG41~BUSCO:EOG092D4KK3), with the protein MADRPPEFTGQFPSSFDDEEAYNEKPMQKVKRKLKEEPLVPLGIGLTVLAFVNAYRALRKGDSRQANKMFRARVAAQGFTVVAMVAGSMYYSKDREKSKELRKLKEERDAEEKRQKWIRELEARDEEDKAMKALIQKKQSNLAGQSDSASGEQTQGTGGILGKMGLWSKGEKAAAEAAKAEAVAEPASDKKSRKENPKSSLGALGEIYGKKDEESKK; encoded by the exons ATGGCAGACCGGCCGCCGGAATTCACCGGGCAGTTTCCCTCGTCTTTTGACGACGA GGAGGCCTACAATGAGAAGCCGATGCAGAAAGTCAAGCGCAAGCTCAAGGAGGAGCCTCTGGTGCCTCTTG GAATCGGTTTGACCGTCCTCGCCTTCGTCAATGCCTACCGAGCCCTCCGAAAAGGCGATTCCAGACAAGCAAACAAGATGTTCCGCGCTCGTGTCGCCGCTCAGGGTTTCACCGTCGTCGCAATGGTCGCCGGAAGCATGTACTATAGCAAGGACCGTGAAAAGAGCAAGGAGCTGCGCAAGCTCAAGGAAGAGCGGGATGCGGAAGAGAAACGCCAGAAGTGGATCCGAGAGCTTGAGGCCCGtgacgaggaagacaaggccaTGAAGGCTCTGATTCAAAAGAAACAATCCAATCTTGCGGGCCAGTCTGATTCAGCCAGCGGAGAGCAGACGCAAGGCACCGGCGGAATCCTAGGCAAGATGGGATTATGGTCAAAGGGCGAGAAGGCTGCGGCAGAGGCCGCAAAGGCTGAAGCGGTCGCAGAACCTGCATCAGATAAGAAGTCGAGAAAAGAGAACCCGAAGAGCTCTCTTGGCGCGCTGGGCGAGATTTATGGCAAGAAGGACGAGGAATCCaagaaatga
- the RTC5 gene encoding Restriction of telomere capping protein 5 (EggNog:ENOG41), giving the protein MGQAPSQDRRARRTHEQLTQELAYRFKEKCFTSIEYYSLKDVFKNLADQQGDIRYLKEDTIARFLEIPDILGASPVIFHMVSYLGAFPFLQEAPVVLELAQLIMVVVIMTERYKRVLAKGSTDRTKLLFKSLAVYDRKATEADTNEQDSPSDAASKQPSTQSQSKGFAVDQPGLGDEDEDEEDDDDLVITAFELLDVNEAVKRGDVSTIHEAIIPTDNLRKLIMLLLLAAPLDPQESLSQYSTRVADQELELLRATAECVLASFVNVETSPGIRYTRFKTVIPALFPNLFSGFNGLFEHFLFSKDLDFSKHKDDKPGESQYIGKIAQPLLPVPGDILNEHTLSQLSLFLPGSSLFRRVRLLYSGNDAGFSMGSLESKIFNWRAPTILLVSGTRLEDTPDGGQEASFAASLPPKRVPHGSKSERVTFGAYISEPWKHTHRECFGDSETVLFQLEPIHDVFTASTINTDYVAFTKPPGNRPCLSFGCPHPKPTQSHRKQGLHALGAVSLLFDESFEFGVFNHDYKSRGGAFHTSIVRKFDFQDRFRIESLEVWGCGGDDEAKAQAERWAWEEREAEARRKINLGTGDIDADRALLEMAGLIGGNRSGGSMG; this is encoded by the exons ATGGGCCAAGCCCCCTCGCAGGATCGCAGGGCTCGACGAACCCATGAACAGCTGACACAAGAGCTC GCATACAGATTTAAAGAAAAGTGTTTTACGTCGATTGAGTATTACTCGCTGAAAGATGTGTTCAAGAACCTGGCAGACCAGCAGGGAGATATCCGGTATCTTAAGGAAGACACCATAGCTCGTTTCCTGGAGATCCCAGACATCCTTGGAGCATCGCCCGTAATTTTTCATATGGTTTCGTATCTCGGTGCTTTTCCCTTCCTCCAAGAGGCACCGGTGGTGCTGGAGCTCGCGCAGCTAATCATGGTCGTTGTCATCATGACGGAACGGTATAAACGCGTCCTCGCCAAGGGATCAACAGACAGAACAAAACTTCTCTTTAAAAGCCTGGCTGTCTATGACCGGAAAGCCACGGAAGCCGATACTAATGAGCAGGATTCTCCCTCTGACGCCGCCAGCAAACAGCCTAGTACCCAATCTCAATCTAAAGGGTTTGCGGTTGATCAGCCGGGATtaggcgatgaagacgaggacgaagaggatgatgatgacctGGTAATCACGGCATTTGAGTTGCTTGATGTCAACGAGGCGGTCAAGCGCGGCGACGTCTCTACTATTCACGAAGCGATAATTCCAACCGATAATTTGCGGAAACTGATAATGCTGTTACTATTAGCTGCCCCCTTGGATCCGCAAGAGAGCCTATCGCAGTATTCCACCCGGGTTGCGGATCAAGAATTGGAGTTGCTCCGAGCTACGGCAGAGTGTGTGCTAGCTTCCTTCGTTAATGTCGAAACCTCCCCGGGTATCAGATATACTCGATTCAAGACAGTCATCCCGGCCCTGTTTCCCAATCTCTTTTCTGGTTTCAATGGACTTTTTGAgcactttcttttctctaaAGACCTTGATTTTTCGAAGCATAAGGATGATAAGCCCGGCGAGTCGCAGTATATTGGCAAGATAGCGCAACCTTTATTACCAGTCCCTGGTGACATCCTAAACGAACACACCCTGTCGCAGCTTTCACTATTTCTCCCTGGCTCTTCTTTATTTCGAAGAGTAAGATTGCTGTATTCTGGCAATGATGCTGGGTTTTCGATGGGAAGCCTAGAGTCAAAGATATTTAACTGGAGAGCGCCAACGATCCTTCTGGTAAGCGGAACGAGATTAGAAGATACCCCCGATGGTGGCCAGGAGGCTTCATTTGCTGCCTCGCTTCCACCAAAACGAGTACCCCACGGCAGCAAATCCGAGCGAGTGACGTTTGGAGCTTACATCAGCGAGCCATGGAAGCATACCCATCGGGAGTGCTTTGGTGATTCTGAAACAGTTCTCTTCCAGCTGGAACCCATCCACGACGTCTTTACTGCCAGCACCATCAACACAGACTACGTTGCTTTTACAAAGCCTCCTGGAAATCGACCCTGTCTCTCGTTTGGCTGTCCACATCCTAAACCAACACAGTCACATCGCAAACAAGGTCTGCATGCTCTGGGGGCTGTCTCTCTACTGTTTGATGAATCCTTTGAGTTTGGTGTGTTCAATCATGACTACAAGTCAAGAGGAGGTGCTTTCCACACTAGCATTGTGAGAAAATTTGACTTCCAAGATCGATTCCGCATTGAGAGCTTGGAGGTCTGGGGATgtggcggcgacgacgaggctAAGGCGCAGGCAGAGCGATGGGCCTGGGAAGAacgagaagcagaagctcgCCGTAAGATTAACCTAGGAACGGGCGATATCGATGCAGATAGAGCTCTGCTGGAAATGGCTGGCCTCATAGGAGGAAATCGCAGCGGTGGTTCAATGGGTTAG